Proteins encoded by one window of Synechococcus sp. MVIR-18-1:
- the murJ gene encoding murein biosynthesis integral membrane protein MurJ — translation MARSLKRIALVVTYGTLLSKVGGLVRQLVIAAAFGVGAAYDAYNYAYVLPGFLLILLGGINGPFHSAMVSVLSRRPREEGAHILATLNTMVSALLLVVTIVLVLAADPLITLVGPGLSPELHRIAAVQLQVMAPMALLAGLIGLGFGSLNAADEFWIPAISPLMSSLALIVGIGLLWWQAGSAISTPALALWGGVVLALSTLVGAFLQWLLQLPALMKQGLVQLRLAWDWRHPGVQEVWQVMGPATLSSGMLQINVFTDLFFASGLLGAAAGLGYANLLVQTPLGLISNALLVPLLPTFSRLTAPQDRPELIARIRQGLMLSTASMLPLGALFLALATPIVALVYERGAFNQGAVELVTGLLMAYGLGMPAYLGRDVLVRVFYALGDGTTPFRLSVIGIGLNVVFDWALVGGPTPWGPQLPFNFGAAGLVLATVLINVLTCVALLLALQHRLKVLPLKQWGLDGLRLMVAAVGAGIVAWFLSQGVRWPVDLVGRLLQVGLSGSLGGLVFMALGQAFDVQEVREISQGLTRRFIRR, via the coding sequence GGGTGCTGCTTATGACGCGTACAACTATGCCTATGTGCTTCCTGGATTTTTATTGATTCTTCTGGGAGGGATCAATGGTCCATTCCATAGCGCCATGGTGAGCGTGCTCAGCCGCCGTCCTCGTGAGGAGGGTGCTCATATTTTGGCCACGTTGAACACGATGGTCAGCGCTCTGCTGCTGGTGGTAACGATCGTTCTCGTGTTGGCAGCTGATCCTCTGATCACGCTTGTTGGCCCTGGTCTCAGTCCGGAGTTGCACCGCATCGCCGCGGTGCAACTGCAAGTGATGGCTCCAATGGCTTTGTTGGCTGGTCTGATCGGCCTTGGCTTTGGATCGCTCAATGCTGCTGATGAGTTCTGGATTCCGGCGATTTCGCCGTTGATGTCCAGCCTCGCGCTCATCGTGGGCATCGGTTTGCTCTGGTGGCAGGCGGGCTCTGCGATCTCAACGCCCGCTCTCGCGCTTTGGGGAGGGGTGGTGTTGGCGTTATCCACCCTGGTGGGAGCGTTTCTGCAATGGCTTCTGCAGCTGCCTGCTCTGATGAAGCAGGGGCTGGTTCAGTTGCGTCTTGCCTGGGATTGGCGGCATCCCGGTGTTCAGGAGGTTTGGCAGGTGATGGGCCCGGCCACTCTGTCGTCGGGAATGCTGCAGATCAACGTGTTCACCGATTTGTTTTTCGCCTCGGGGTTGCTTGGAGCGGCGGCTGGACTTGGTTACGCCAATTTGCTGGTTCAGACGCCGCTGGGGTTGATTTCCAACGCGTTGTTGGTGCCGCTGTTGCCAACCTTTTCCCGTCTCACGGCTCCGCAAGATCGCCCAGAGCTGATCGCTCGCATTCGTCAGGGCTTGATGTTGTCGACGGCTTCGATGCTTCCCCTTGGCGCCTTATTCCTGGCCCTCGCCACTCCCATCGTCGCGTTGGTGTACGAGCGGGGTGCCTTCAATCAAGGAGCGGTGGAGCTCGTGACGGGCTTGTTGATGGCCTATGGACTTGGCATGCCCGCCTATCTCGGCAGAGATGTGTTGGTGCGCGTGTTTTACGCCCTTGGCGACGGCACAACACCGTTTCGCCTTTCGGTGATCGGTATTGGACTCAATGTCGTCTTCGACTGGGCCCTGGTGGGTGGTCCAACGCCTTGGGGGCCTCAACTTCCCTTCAATTTCGGTGCAGCGGGTTTGGTGCTGGCCACCGTCTTGATCAATGTGCTCACCTGCGTCGCCCTGTTGTTGGCCCTGCAGCATCGGCTGAAAGTGTTGCCTTTAAAACAGTGGGGCCTGGATGGTTTGCGCCTCATGGTTGCAGCCGTAGGCGCTGGAATCGTGGCCTGGTTCTTGAGCCAAGGGGTGCGTTGGCCTGTTGATCTTGTGGGACGCCTCCTGCAGGTCGGCCTTTCGGGATCACTGGGGGGGCTGGTGTTTATGGCGTTGGGTCAAGCGTTCGATGTTCAAGAGGTTCGCGAGATCAGCCAAGGCCTAACGCGTCGCTTCATTCGTCGCTGA
- a CDS encoding DUF3181 family protein: protein MTLDSADLRALTSTLADRLYIQVAGWHLYLGDAGLAEALAIECSALLDQGAVVAARQALEAVQVPIGGGSARLPMARLLPSSQLSDLEEILEGHCR from the coding sequence ATGACTCTGGACTCAGCTGATCTACGCGCCCTCACCTCGACGCTGGCCGACCGTCTTTACATCCAGGTGGCTGGATGGCATTTGTACTTGGGAGATGCCGGCTTAGCCGAAGCTCTTGCAATTGAATGCAGCGCGCTACTCGACCAAGGCGCAGTTGTAGCTGCACGCCAAGCCCTTGAGGCTGTTCAAGTGCCCATTGGTGGAGGAAGTGCACGCTTACCGATGGCGCGTCTGTTGCCGTCCTCTCAACTTTCGGACCTCGAGGAGATTCTCGAAGGACACTGCCGATAA
- the glyA gene encoding serine hydroxymethyltransferase: MTDRSAAPINASLKAADPAIAGLIDQEQMRQETHLELIASENFTSKAVMEAQGSVLTNKYAEGLPHKRYYGGCEHVDAIEELAISRAKQLFDAAWANVQPHSGAQANFAVFLALLQPGDTILGMDLSHGGHLTHGSPVNVSGKWFNVVQYGVDQQTQRLDMEAIRQLALEHKPKLIICGYSAYPRAIDFAAFRSIADEVGAYLLADMAHIAGLVAAGVHSSPVPHCDVVTTTTHKTLRGPRGGLILCRDAEFARRFDKAVFPGSQGGPLEHVIAAKAVAFGEALQPDFKTYSRQVVANAQALAARLQERKIDVVSGGTDNHVVLLDLRSIGMTGKVADLLVSDVHITANKNTVPFDPESPFVTSGLRLGTAALTTRGFDEKAFQEVADVIADRLLNPEDDAIQARCLERVGDLCKRFPLYAPALEPALA; the protein is encoded by the coding sequence ATGACAGACCGCTCCGCAGCCCCGATTAATGCATCTCTAAAGGCTGCAGACCCTGCCATTGCTGGTTTGATCGATCAAGAGCAGATGCGTCAGGAGACGCATCTTGAGTTGATTGCATCGGAGAACTTCACCTCCAAGGCGGTGATGGAAGCTCAGGGTTCGGTGTTGACGAATAAATACGCCGAGGGGTTGCCCCACAAGCGTTACTACGGCGGCTGTGAGCACGTGGATGCCATTGAAGAATTGGCAATCTCAAGAGCGAAGCAACTTTTTGATGCGGCTTGGGCGAATGTTCAGCCCCATAGCGGAGCGCAGGCAAACTTTGCTGTATTTCTTGCCCTGCTTCAGCCCGGTGACACGATCCTTGGGATGGATCTCAGCCATGGGGGGCACCTCACCCATGGTTCACCGGTGAATGTGAGCGGCAAGTGGTTCAACGTGGTCCAGTACGGCGTTGATCAACAGACGCAGCGCCTTGATATGGAGGCCATTCGCCAGCTGGCTCTGGAGCACAAGCCCAAGCTGATCATTTGTGGATATTCGGCCTATCCACGCGCGATTGACTTTGCTGCGTTCCGCTCGATCGCGGACGAAGTAGGTGCGTACCTGCTGGCAGACATGGCCCATATCGCCGGCCTCGTTGCTGCAGGGGTGCATTCCAGCCCAGTACCTCACTGTGATGTTGTCACCACCACCACGCACAAAACCCTACGCGGCCCCCGTGGTGGCTTGATCCTTTGTCGCGATGCAGAGTTCGCACGCCGATTTGACAAAGCGGTGTTCCCAGGCTCGCAAGGTGGACCGCTTGAGCACGTGATTGCAGCCAAGGCCGTGGCTTTTGGCGAGGCGTTGCAGCCCGACTTCAAGACTTACAGCCGTCAAGTTGTTGCCAATGCTCAGGCACTCGCGGCACGACTTCAGGAGCGAAAGATTGATGTGGTGAGTGGTGGTACGGATAACCACGTGGTGCTTCTCGATTTGCGCAGCATCGGGATGACCGGCAAGGTGGCTGATCTTTTGGTGAGTGATGTGCACATCACGGCCAACAAGAACACGGTTCCCTTTGATCCTGAGTCGCCCTTCGTGACCAGTGGTTTGCGTTTGGGAACGGCTGCTCTCACCACCCGTGGCTTCGATGAGAAGGCCTTCCAAGAGGTTGCTGATGTGATCGCTGATCGCCTTCTGAACCCTGAGGATGACGCCATTCAGGCGCGTTGCTTGGAGCGAGTTGGTGATCTCTGCAAGCGGTTTCCGCTCTATGCCCCTGCTCTGGAACCGGCTCTCGCTTGA
- a CDS encoding glycosyltransferase family 4 protein: MTFASTPLAVASASLVVAAVITTLLVPLVRGLGLRLGLTDQPDSRKQHTTPMVRLGGIALVLGFCLSLGVTWWMGGFGLLAPARDQLIWTTLAGSLCFFVIGLSDDLFALSPWPRLAGQVAVSVVVWSQGVRIGAIDLPWLASSSEALLLPDLLSLVATVIWLVGITNAINWLDGLDGLAAGVAGIAAVGLVSVSFSLHQSAAAFLAAALAGSCLGFLRHNFNPARIFMGDGGSYFLGFTLAAVSIVGPAKGLTTVSLLLPLLILSLPLADMSAVIMGRLSDGRSPFYPDRRHLHHRLLRAGFSHRRTVVLIYVFTQWLASLAMVVANVEMRFLWLGLATAILVATVVTINRQRHLEAAVESSGLDPSDPDRHG; this comes from the coding sequence GTGACGTTCGCGAGTACTCCTCTCGCAGTCGCTTCGGCGAGTCTTGTGGTCGCTGCTGTGATTACGACTCTGCTCGTCCCCTTAGTGCGGGGGTTGGGTTTGAGATTGGGCCTCACGGATCAGCCTGATTCGCGCAAGCAGCACACCACCCCCATGGTGCGGTTGGGGGGTATCGCTTTAGTTCTGGGCTTTTGTTTGTCCCTTGGGGTGACGTGGTGGATGGGCGGGTTTGGCCTGTTGGCTCCGGCCCGTGACCAGCTCATTTGGACCACGCTTGCTGGCTCTCTCTGTTTTTTCGTGATCGGTCTTTCCGACGATCTGTTTGCTCTGTCTCCTTGGCCGCGCTTGGCAGGTCAGGTTGCCGTTTCGGTGGTTGTTTGGTCCCAGGGCGTCCGGATTGGAGCGATTGATCTGCCTTGGTTAGCCAGCAGCTCTGAAGCTTTGCTGCTTCCTGACCTGCTCAGCTTGGTCGCCACGGTGATTTGGCTGGTGGGGATCACCAATGCAATCAACTGGCTCGATGGCCTTGATGGTTTAGCCGCAGGTGTTGCTGGAATCGCAGCGGTTGGCTTGGTGTCAGTGAGTTTTTCACTCCATCAGTCAGCGGCTGCTTTTCTTGCTGCCGCGTTAGCTGGAAGTTGCCTTGGTTTCCTCCGCCACAACTTCAATCCAGCTCGCATTTTTATGGGTGATGGCGGATCGTATTTTTTGGGATTCACCCTTGCCGCCGTGAGCATTGTTGGCCCGGCGAAAGGGCTCACAACGGTGAGCTTGTTGCTGCCGTTGTTGATTCTTTCGTTGCCCTTGGCCGATATGTCGGCCGTGATTATGGGGCGTCTCAGCGATGGTCGCTCCCCCTTCTATCCAGATCGACGCCATCTGCATCACCGCCTTCTTCGTGCTGGCTTTAGCCATCGCCGCACAGTTGTTTTGATCTACGTGTTTACGCAATGGCTGGCGTCATTGGCCATGGTGGTGGCCAATGTGGAAATGCGTTTTCTCTGGCTTGGGCTGGCTACGGCCATCCTTGTGGCCACGGTTGTGACCATCAATCGTCAGCGTCATCTCGAAGCGGCAGTTGAGTCTTCAGGCTTGGACCCTTCAGACCCTGATCGCCATGGCTGA
- a CDS encoding competence/damage-inducible protein A, which produces MADRSDRSGVEILCVGTELLLGNILNGNARWLSEELASLGLPHFRQTVVGDNRDRLIALVQEIAQRSSVLIVTGGLGPTPDDLTTEAIAAAFSVPLEERAEVWSDIEEKARSRGRTPGPETRRQALLPVGAEVLRNPTGTAPGMIWTPVPGFTVLTFPGVPSEMKAMWKATAAPWFRSSGLSKGVFVSRLLHFWGIGESTLAEQVADLLDGVNPTVAPYAGRGEVKLRITACADEPSKAWLLVDQTEHELRQRTGNLCFGVDQDSLASVVLKRLAQAGQTLSVAESCTGGGLGAQLTAVPGASAVMLGGVISYANAIKRDLLSVPEQLLEQHGAVSAPVAEAMALGVRRLTGSDWALSITGIAGPDGGTLEKPVGLVFVGVAGPDGCSSEMLLLGPTRGREWIRTVSAGEVLNCLRLRLLAHS; this is translated from the coding sequence ATGGCTGATCGCTCGGACCGCTCTGGTGTTGAGATCCTCTGTGTTGGGACGGAGCTTCTGCTTGGCAACATCCTCAACGGCAATGCCCGTTGGCTGTCAGAGGAGCTTGCCTCCCTTGGCCTTCCTCATTTTCGCCAAACCGTTGTGGGCGACAACCGCGATCGCCTGATTGCCCTGGTTCAGGAGATCGCGCAACGCTCCAGCGTGTTGATCGTGACCGGTGGGCTTGGACCAACCCCGGATGATCTCACCACGGAGGCGATTGCAGCTGCGTTTTCTGTTCCTTTGGAAGAGCGAGCCGAGGTTTGGTCTGACATCGAAGAGAAAGCCCGTAGCCGCGGTCGTACCCCTGGACCTGAAACCCGTCGTCAGGCGCTCTTGCCTGTTGGAGCTGAGGTTTTACGCAATCCAACGGGAACCGCTCCCGGCATGATCTGGACCCCGGTGCCTGGATTCACCGTTCTCACGTTTCCGGGAGTGCCCAGTGAGATGAAAGCGATGTGGAAGGCCACGGCCGCGCCCTGGTTCCGGTCGTCTGGGCTCTCCAAAGGTGTGTTTGTGAGCCGCCTGCTTCATTTCTGGGGAATCGGGGAATCCACGTTGGCCGAACAGGTGGCCGATCTGTTGGATGGGGTTAACCCCACCGTTGCGCCCTATGCCGGCCGCGGAGAGGTGAAGCTCAGGATTACGGCTTGCGCTGATGAGCCCTCGAAGGCTTGGCTGCTGGTGGATCAAACCGAGCATGAGTTGCGCCAGCGCACGGGCAACCTTTGCTTTGGCGTGGATCAAGATTCGCTGGCCTCTGTTGTTTTGAAGCGGCTGGCGCAAGCCGGCCAAACCCTTTCTGTGGCTGAATCCTGCACGGGGGGAGGGTTAGGCGCTCAGCTCACAGCGGTGCCTGGCGCGTCTGCCGTGATGCTGGGCGGGGTGATCTCCTATGCCAATGCCATCAAGCGAGATCTGTTATCCGTGCCTGAACAGCTGCTCGAGCAGCACGGTGCCGTGAGTGCGCCAGTGGCCGAGGCGATGGCGCTGGGTGTTCGTCGTCTCACCGGATCGGATTGGGCGCTTTCGATTACGGGAATCGCCGGCCCTGATGGCGGAACGCTGGAAAAGCCCGTGGGATTGGTGTTTGTTGGTGTTGCTGGGCCGGATGGATGCAGCAGTGAGATGTTGCTCTTGGGCCCCACCCGTGGTCGGGAGTGGATCCGGACCGTTAGCGCTGGTGAGGTTTTGAATTGTCTTCGCTTGCGCTTGCTGGCTCACTCTTAG
- the leuC gene encoding 3-isopropylmalate dehydratase large subunit, translating into MSSGTLYDKVWDLHRVSELSGGSTQLLIGLHLIHEVTSPQAFVALEDKGLKVRCPERTVATVDHIVPTTNQARPFADPLAEEMLSTLERNCSKHGIELNGIGSGRQGIVHVIAPELGLTQPGMTVACGDSHTSTHGAFGAIAFGIGTSQVRDVLASQSLAMNKLKVRRLWVDNQLSPGVFAKDLILHVIRSLGVKAGVGHAYEFAGPAIDALSMEERMTLCNMAIEGGARCGYVNPDQTTFDYLEGRPSAPSSEAWQRATRWWRSLASNADAVFDDELRFDAATIAPTVTWGITPGQGIGVDEQVPKPEQLDPADRPIAEEAYRYMDLKPGQAIAGVPVDVCFIGSCTNGRLSDLKAAAAVARGRQVAAGIKAFVVPGSEQVARAAEAEGLDQVFRDAGFEWREPGCSMCLAMNPDRLEGRQISASSSNRNFKGRQGSASGRTLLMSPAMVAAAAVTGHVSDVRLLGV; encoded by the coding sequence ATGAGCAGCGGAACCCTGTACGACAAAGTTTGGGATCTTCATCGCGTTTCGGAACTTTCTGGTGGATCCACCCAGCTGTTGATTGGGTTGCATCTGATCCACGAAGTCACGAGCCCTCAGGCTTTTGTGGCCCTGGAAGACAAGGGATTGAAGGTGCGTTGTCCGGAGCGAACGGTGGCAACGGTGGACCACATTGTTCCCACCACCAATCAGGCCAGGCCCTTTGCTGATCCATTGGCGGAGGAGATGCTCAGCACCCTGGAACGCAATTGCAGCAAGCATGGAATCGAGCTCAATGGGATTGGCAGTGGTCGTCAAGGAATCGTGCATGTGATCGCGCCGGAGCTGGGACTAACGCAGCCCGGCATGACGGTGGCCTGCGGCGATTCGCACACGTCAACGCACGGTGCCTTTGGAGCGATCGCCTTTGGTATTGGTACATCTCAGGTTCGTGATGTGCTGGCAAGCCAAAGCTTGGCGATGAACAAACTCAAGGTCCGCCGCCTTTGGGTTGACAATCAGCTGAGCCCAGGGGTGTTTGCTAAAGACTTGATCCTGCATGTGATTCGTTCGCTTGGGGTTAAGGCTGGGGTTGGCCATGCCTATGAGTTCGCCGGACCGGCAATCGACGCTCTTTCGATGGAGGAGCGGATGACCCTCTGCAACATGGCGATTGAGGGGGGCGCTCGCTGCGGCTATGTCAATCCCGACCAGACAACCTTTGACTACTTGGAGGGCCGCCCTTCAGCACCGAGTAGTGAAGCCTGGCAGCGGGCGACGCGTTGGTGGCGTTCCCTGGCATCGAATGCTGATGCCGTCTTTGACGATGAGCTGCGATTTGATGCAGCAACGATTGCCCCAACGGTGACCTGGGGGATTACCCCCGGTCAGGGGATCGGCGTGGATGAGCAGGTCCCCAAGCCTGAGCAACTGGATCCTGCCGATCGACCGATCGCGGAAGAGGCTTACCGCTATATGGATTTAAAGCCTGGCCAGGCCATTGCCGGCGTGCCGGTGGATGTCTGCTTTATCGGCAGTTGCACGAATGGTCGCTTGAGTGATCTCAAGGCGGCGGCGGCTGTGGCACGGGGGAGGCAAGTGGCTGCTGGGATCAAGGCCTTTGTGGTTCCGGGCTCCGAGCAGGTGGCTCGTGCTGCTGAGGCGGAAGGCCTTGACCAAGTGTTTCGCGATGCGGGATTTGAGTGGCGTGAGCCTGGTTGCTCGATGTGCCTCGCGATGAATCCTGACCGTCTTGAGGGGCGTCAGATCAGTGCGAGTTCCAGTAATCGCAACTTCAAAGGCCGCCAGGGATCAGCCAGCGGGCGCACCTTGCTGATGAGCCCTGCCATGGTCGCCGCCGCTGCGGTAACTGGTCATGTCAGCGATGTTCGCTTGCTCGGGGTCTGA
- the leuD gene encoding 3-isopropylmalate dehydratase small subunit: MTQTHDFPQGLITKIEGRALVLRGDDIDTDRIIPARFLKCVSFEALGAQVFADDRKELDGGHPFDLPAHQGASILVVNDNFGCGSSREHAPQALMRWGIRALIGVSFAEIFYGNCLALGIPCAKASQDQVRALQDAMAQDPAATWTFDLETSSCSSDLGHWSIEVDPGPRDMLLSGRWDATGQLLSRDAELQSTLDRLPYLNGFRTDTADT, translated from the coding sequence ATGACGCAGACCCACGATTTTCCCCAAGGCCTAATTACCAAGATTGAGGGCCGCGCCCTTGTCTTGCGGGGTGATGACATCGATACCGATCGGATTATTCCGGCTCGATTTCTGAAATGCGTGAGTTTTGAGGCGCTCGGCGCTCAGGTCTTTGCTGACGACCGAAAGGAGCTCGACGGAGGCCATCCTTTTGACCTTCCTGCGCATCAGGGAGCCTCGATTTTGGTGGTGAATGACAACTTCGGTTGTGGCTCGAGTCGTGAGCATGCCCCGCAAGCCTTAATGCGTTGGGGGATCCGTGCCCTGATTGGGGTGAGTTTTGCGGAAATTTTTTATGGCAATTGCTTGGCCTTAGGAATCCCTTGTGCTAAAGCCAGTCAGGACCAGGTGCGTGCTTTGCAAGATGCAATGGCCCAAGACCCTGCAGCAACCTGGACCTTCGACCTGGAGACCTCCAGTTGCAGCAGTGATCTTGGTCATTGGTCGATCGAAGTGGATCCAGGACCGCGCGATATGTTGCTTTCAGGCCGTTGGGATGCAACGGGGCAGCTTTTGTCTCGGGATGCGGAGCTGCAGAGCACGCTCGATCGGCTTCCTTACTTAAACGGGTTCCGAACGGATACGGCAGACACTTGA
- a CDS encoding pentapeptide repeat-containing protein — protein MTFLMKRIWCAFSSMALLLGPSAVEAGSVTAIAVEPFGTPLERLLKSGACHGCDLRDADLRGHHLIGADLRDADLRGAKLNGANLEGADLSGARLDGARLQGAMLSNADLSGTDLRDADLRDSVVINAYAPGVQTEGMQFAGSDLTGSHLIYGGGPDDEATDF, from the coding sequence ATGACATTCCTTATGAAGCGCATCTGGTGTGCTTTTAGCTCGATGGCCCTGTTGCTCGGACCCTCGGCTGTTGAGGCGGGCTCGGTGACAGCGATTGCGGTTGAGCCTTTTGGTACCCCGCTTGAACGTTTGCTTAAGAGTGGCGCTTGTCACGGATGTGATTTACGCGATGCCGATCTACGCGGCCATCATCTGATCGGGGCTGATTTGCGTGATGCTGATCTACGCGGGGCAAAGCTCAATGGGGCGAATCTTGAAGGGGCCGATTTGAGTGGTGCCAGGCTTGATGGCGCTCGTTTGCAGGGTGCGATGTTGAGCAATGCCGATCTCTCAGGCACTGATCTCCGCGATGCCGACTTACGCGATTCGGTTGTGATCAATGCCTATGCACCTGGAGTGCAAACCGAGGGAATGCAGTTTGCAGGGTCTGATCTCACCGGAAGTCATTTGATCTATGGCGGTGGTCCTGATGACGAAGCCACAGATTTTTAG